In Skermanella sp. TT6, one genomic interval encodes:
- a CDS encoding FadR/GntR family transcriptional regulator — translation MSTQDIRTQNIRPQNVRTKAATGASALVQLIESNIAEGVWSAGFKLPAERDLEKQFGVSRNTLRKSLKLLQDKGSIIRHVGRGSFVAPPPSGAGTSPGEPAASDSLVRRIHGASPAEIMEVRLVIEPAAVELAAVRANAEDFHRIRECLARSEAAPDIGDFEHWDGQLHVSIVTASKNSLLIDLYRTMNETRNQPEWLRLKRRSLTPERRGIYQDQHRRIVAALTDRDAQAARSELLGHLLMVRSNLLGPTGS, via the coding sequence ATGAGCACGCAAGACATTCGCACCCAGAACATTCGCCCCCAGAATGTTCGAACCAAGGCCGCGACGGGAGCCAGCGCCCTGGTCCAGCTCATCGAGAGCAACATCGCGGAAGGCGTCTGGAGTGCCGGCTTCAAGCTTCCGGCCGAACGCGACCTGGAGAAGCAGTTCGGCGTGTCGCGCAACACGCTGCGCAAGAGCCTGAAGCTGCTCCAGGACAAGGGCAGCATCATCCGCCACGTCGGCCGGGGATCGTTCGTCGCGCCGCCGCCGTCCGGCGCCGGTACCAGCCCCGGGGAGCCCGCCGCGTCCGACAGCCTGGTCCGCCGCATCCATGGCGCCAGCCCCGCGGAGATCATGGAGGTGCGCCTCGTGATCGAGCCCGCCGCGGTCGAGCTGGCGGCGGTCCGCGCCAATGCCGAGGATTTCCATCGCATCCGGGAGTGCCTGGCCCGGTCGGAGGCGGCTCCGGACATCGGGGATTTCGAGCACTGGGACGGGCAGCTCCATGTCTCGATCGTCACCGCGTCCAAGAACAGCCTGCTGATCGACCTCTACCGGACGATGAACGAGACCCGCAACCAGCCGGAGTGGCTCCGGCTGAAACGCCGCTCGCTGACGCCCGAGCGGCGCGGAATCTACCAGGACCAGCACCGGCGCATCGTGGCGGCGCTGACCGACCGGGACGCCCAGGCCGCCCGGTCGGAACTGCTCGGCCACCTGCTGATGGTGCGGTCCAACCTGCTGGGTCCGACGGGGTCCTGA
- a CDS encoding fumarylacetoacetate hydrolase family protein, producing the protein MKFATFQMDGRTAVGLVEPENGRIWPLESMLGEPVDGMIDLIRRYDGLKERIRPTGRAIDLASVRIGAPIPRPARNVMCVGKNYHDHAHEFARSGFDSSAKGKADAVPEVPIIFTKVPESVIADGEAIRHPGAISDSIDYEAEVTVIIGKGGRGISREQAYGHVWGYTIINDVTARDVQGRHKQWFLGKSFDTFCPMGPWIVTADEIDPASLAVRCWVNDELRQDANTRDLIFDIPTLIETISAGITLVPGDVIATGTPAGVGIGFDPPKYLKRGDRVTIEVEGIGRLANTLE; encoded by the coding sequence ATGAAATTCGCCACTTTCCAGATGGATGGCCGCACCGCCGTCGGCCTGGTCGAACCGGAGAACGGCAGAATCTGGCCCCTGGAATCGATGCTGGGCGAGCCCGTGGACGGCATGATCGACCTGATCCGGCGGTACGACGGCCTGAAGGAACGCATCCGCCCGACCGGCAGGGCCATCGACCTCGCGTCGGTGAGGATCGGAGCGCCGATCCCGCGTCCGGCCCGGAACGTCATGTGCGTCGGCAAGAACTACCACGACCACGCGCACGAGTTCGCCCGCAGCGGGTTCGACAGCAGCGCCAAGGGCAAGGCGGACGCGGTGCCCGAGGTCCCGATCATCTTCACCAAGGTCCCCGAATCCGTGATCGCCGACGGGGAGGCGATCCGCCATCCCGGGGCCATCAGCGACAGCATCGACTACGAGGCCGAAGTGACGGTGATCATCGGCAAGGGCGGCCGCGGCATCTCCCGGGAGCAGGCCTACGGGCATGTCTGGGGCTACACCATCATCAACGACGTGACGGCGCGCGACGTCCAGGGGCGCCACAAGCAGTGGTTCCTGGGCAAGTCGTTCGACACCTTCTGCCCCATGGGGCCGTGGATCGTCACGGCGGACGAGATCGATCCCGCCTCCCTCGCCGTGCGCTGCTGGGTGAACGACGAGCTGCGGCAGGACGCCAATACCCGGGACCTGATCTTCGACATCCCGACGCTGATCGAGACCATCTCCGCCGGCATCACCCTGGTGCCCGGCGACGTCATCGCGACCGGGACGCCGGCCGGCGTCGGCATCGGGTTCGATCCGCCGAAATACCTGAAGCGGGGTGACCGCGTCACGATCGAGGTGGAAGGCATCGGCCGCCTCGCCAACACCCTGGAATAG
- a CDS encoding tripartite tricarboxylate transporter permease, whose product MGWDSALLLSLAVDAVMLTWVVVPAVLLGILVGAIPGFSAQNTLIILLPLTLAMDINTALAFMVSLYCATHLGGGIPAILVNMPGTGGAAATTLDGYQMTLKGRAQQALVLCFVASTVGGLVTSIATVALLPFLAQVGMYLRSVEMVAVMVFGLVLIAAIAADDPLKGIIAGFFGLMIGAIGTDHIYGTPRAAFGFLELYDGVPLVPALIGLFAISEAFSMMERSTIVPRSAVVDSRAHWADTLEGLRLSLKYWWLTIWTSFVGLLIGVVPGAGASIASFVAYQQARMFSKTPDEFGKGFAPGVVAPESANNGVTSGTLVPLMAIGVPGGSTAAVMMVVLQYHGIVLGPRLFIESPDIAYGIFFSMTLSYVVMLFTILPLARYMSQVVLIPTRILVPLILSLTIVGAFANREYVFDMGLALVFGVIGYIARKTNYHVTAILIGIILGPLFEQYLLRSLRIGQGDLTILFSSTIGNVLWAFVVLSVLLPWLRSRQQERQRRIERETPSALTGDQPR is encoded by the coding sequence ATGGGTTGGGACAGCGCACTCCTCCTCTCGCTCGCGGTCGACGCGGTCATGCTCACCTGGGTCGTGGTCCCGGCGGTGCTGCTCGGCATCCTGGTCGGCGCGATCCCGGGCTTCAGCGCCCAGAACACGCTGATCATCCTGCTGCCGCTGACGCTGGCCATGGACATCAACACCGCCCTGGCCTTCATGGTGTCGCTTTACTGCGCGACCCATCTGGGCGGCGGCATTCCGGCGATCCTGGTCAACATGCCCGGAACCGGCGGGGCGGCGGCGACCACGCTGGACGGCTACCAGATGACGCTGAAGGGCAGGGCGCAGCAGGCGCTCGTGCTCTGCTTCGTGGCATCCACCGTCGGCGGGCTGGTCACCAGCATCGCGACCGTCGCCCTGCTGCCGTTCCTGGCCCAGGTCGGGATGTATCTGCGGAGCGTCGAGATGGTCGCCGTGATGGTGTTCGGCCTGGTGCTGATCGCCGCGATCGCGGCCGACGATCCGTTGAAGGGGATCATCGCCGGTTTCTTCGGCCTGATGATCGGGGCGATCGGCACCGACCATATCTACGGCACGCCGCGCGCGGCCTTCGGCTTCCTGGAACTGTACGACGGCGTGCCGCTGGTGCCCGCCCTGATCGGCCTGTTCGCGATCTCCGAGGCGTTCAGCATGATGGAGCGGTCGACCATCGTGCCGCGCTCCGCGGTCGTGGACTCCCGCGCGCACTGGGCGGACACGCTGGAAGGGCTGCGGCTCAGCCTGAAATATTGGTGGCTGACGATCTGGACCAGCTTCGTGGGCCTGTTGATCGGCGTCGTGCCGGGCGCCGGGGCCAGCATCGCGTCGTTCGTGGCCTACCAGCAGGCCCGCATGTTCTCCAAGACGCCGGACGAGTTCGGCAAGGGCTTCGCCCCCGGCGTGGTGGCGCCCGAGTCCGCCAACAACGGCGTCACGTCAGGCACGCTGGTGCCGCTCATGGCGATCGGCGTGCCGGGCGGCAGCACCGCCGCCGTGATGATGGTGGTCCTGCAGTACCACGGCATCGTCCTCGGGCCCCGGCTTTTCATCGAATCGCCGGACATCGCCTACGGCATCTTCTTCTCGATGACGCTGTCCTACGTCGTGATGCTCTTCACGATCCTGCCGCTGGCCCGCTACATGAGCCAGGTGGTGCTGATCCCGACCCGGATCCTGGTGCCGCTGATCCTGTCCCTGACCATCGTCGGCGCCTTCGCCAACCGGGAATACGTGTTCGACATGGGCCTGGCCCTGGTCTTCGGCGTAATCGGTTACATCGCGCGCAAGACCAACTACCACGTCACCGCGATCCTGATCGGCATCATCCTGGGGCCGCTGTTCGAGCAGTACCTGCTGCGCTCGCTGCGGATCGGGCAGGGCGACCTGACGATCCTGTTCTCCTCCACCATCGGGAACGTGCTGTGGGCCTTCGTGGTCCTCTCGGTCCTGCTGCCCTGGCTGCGCAGCCGGCAGCAGGAGCGCCAGCGGCGGATCGAGCGCGAAACCCCCTCTGCCCTGACCGGAGACCAGCCCCGATGA
- a CDS encoding HpcH/HpaI aldolase/citrate lyase family protein: MKSNGIGWRSLLFVPGTRPDRFAKAAASGADAVCVDLEDAVPPGRKDEARGEALRFLAEVGGGACDRVVRINGVRTEPGLRDLLAVIEARPERGTIAVPKIESAEEVQWIDQLLTAAGCGLRVVAQIETLRGVENATVIAGASPRLSGIMFGGLDLAAELGAPASWEALLHGRSRVIHAAALAGIPAIDMPFVDVGDPEGCGQEARRALALGFSAKMVIHPTQVEVVNAAFSPTLEEIDQARRVIAALEEASGTAAGGVVLLDGRMVERPVVLAMQRILARAGGRAL; this comes from the coding sequence ATGAAGAGCAACGGAATCGGCTGGCGCAGCCTGCTGTTCGTACCGGGAACGCGGCCCGACAGGTTCGCCAAGGCCGCGGCCAGCGGCGCCGACGCGGTCTGCGTCGACCTGGAGGACGCGGTGCCGCCGGGTCGGAAGGACGAGGCCCGCGGCGAGGCGCTGCGTTTCCTCGCCGAGGTTGGCGGCGGGGCATGCGACCGCGTGGTCCGCATCAACGGCGTGCGTACCGAACCCGGCCTTCGCGACCTGCTGGCCGTCATCGAGGCGCGCCCGGAGAGGGGGACGATCGCCGTTCCCAAGATCGAATCGGCCGAAGAGGTGCAGTGGATCGACCAGCTGCTGACCGCCGCCGGCTGTGGTCTCCGGGTCGTGGCCCAGATCGAGACCCTGCGCGGGGTGGAGAACGCGACCGTGATCGCCGGCGCCTCTCCGCGGCTTTCCGGGATCATGTTCGGCGGCCTGGACCTGGCGGCGGAACTGGGCGCGCCGGCATCATGGGAGGCCCTGCTCCACGGCCGGTCGCGGGTGATCCACGCGGCGGCGCTGGCCGGGATTCCGGCGATCGACATGCCGTTCGTCGATGTTGGCGATCCGGAGGGCTGCGGCCAGGAGGCGCGGCGCGCCCTCGCGCTCGGCTTCTCGGCCAAGATGGTGATCCACCCGACCCAGGTGGAGGTCGTCAACGCGGCCTTTTCGCCGACGCTGGAGGAGATCGACCAAGCCCGCCGCGTCATCGCGGCCCTGGAGGAAGCCAGCGGAACCGCTGCGGGAGGCGTCGTCCTGCTCGACGGCCGGATGGTCGAACGGCCGGTCGTGCTCGCCATGCAGCGCATCCTGGCGCGTGCGGGCGGCCGGGCGTTGTGA
- a CDS encoding tripartite tricarboxylate transporter substrate-binding protein — protein sequence MDHTTRITRRALCGGMAAAGLLAGFTPGLPLSRAVAQSYPQRNFRVIIPTGQGGGAERLARAFDDAWSKLLNRQFEYTFHPGAAGQIGYELFVKQREADGYNLLFGNMGPEMIMYAVQKPDYRFPEDFVYFSGTDIDDSCIFVRTDSPYKDLKSVVEAAKKNPVNVAVSRIPHPASIGMLALGEATGSTYNLIPYGGGNPTYVAVMNGEADIGALPITGVLSLSSQFRVLGVFNRENIFAEITGNAPTVNAAFGTSIPDLYSSRAWAVHASWADANPEDFALLERTSQEAHASEAFRDAFVKTGSPVESLKYGNRQVCTEYAMAMLDLAKRYEPVLSAQR from the coding sequence ATGGACCATACAACGCGCATCACCCGCCGGGCGCTGTGCGGCGGCATGGCTGCCGCCGGACTGCTGGCCGGGTTCACGCCCGGACTGCCCCTGTCCCGCGCCGTCGCGCAGTCCTATCCCCAGCGGAACTTCCGCGTGATCATCCCGACGGGGCAGGGCGGCGGCGCCGAAAGGCTGGCCCGGGCCTTCGACGATGCCTGGTCGAAGCTGCTCAACCGGCAGTTCGAATATACCTTCCATCCCGGCGCCGCCGGACAGATCGGCTACGAGCTTTTCGTCAAGCAGCGCGAGGCCGACGGCTACAACCTCCTGTTCGGCAACATGGGACCGGAGATGATCATGTACGCGGTCCAGAAACCCGACTACAGGTTCCCGGAGGACTTCGTCTATTTCAGCGGCACCGATATCGACGACAGCTGCATCTTCGTGCGCACCGACTCCCCCTACAAGGACCTGAAGTCGGTGGTCGAGGCGGCGAAGAAGAACCCGGTCAACGTGGCGGTCAGCCGGATCCCGCACCCCGCGTCGATCGGCATGCTGGCGCTGGGCGAAGCCACCGGCTCGACCTACAACCTGATCCCCTACGGCGGCGGCAATCCGACCTATGTCGCGGTGATGAACGGCGAGGCGGACATCGGCGCGCTGCCGATCACCGGCGTGCTGTCGCTGTCCAGCCAGTTCAGGGTGCTGGGCGTCTTCAACCGCGAGAACATCTTCGCCGAGATCACCGGCAACGCGCCGACGGTCAATGCCGCCTTCGGCACCTCGATCCCGGACCTCTACTCGTCCAGGGCCTGGGCCGTGCACGCCTCCTGGGCCGACGCCAACCCGGAGGATTTCGCCCTGCTGGAGCGCACCTCGCAGGAGGCCCATGCCTCCGAGGCGTTCCGGGACGCCTTCGTCAAGACGGGATCCCCGGTCGAATCCCTGAAATACGGCAACCGCCAGGTCTGCACCGAGTACGCCATGGCCATGCTCGACCTGGCGAAGCGCTATGAACCGGTGCTCAGCGCGCAACGGTAG
- a CDS encoding alpha/beta hydrolase: MTQPQASHEASPGGVSPGGLEHWTTKGDVRLFLWEKPAVARSGKRGTILFVHGSSMASTPTFDLQVPGRDDASVMDYFARRGFDTWCVDMEGYGRSDKNRAVTSNISDGADDLAAASAYIQDQRGCGPLLVYGISSGALRAALFAERHPDRVARLALDAMVWTGEGSPTLAERRKKLPQFKSGKRRAIDRAFVHSIFTRDHPGTADEAVVDAFADAILALDDSMPVGTYIDMCENLPLVDPARITMPTLVMRGEYDGIASVDDLLKFFALLPNPDKQFAVMPGIAHASFQQKNHAIVYHILGSFFEQPAPVYRG; encoded by the coding sequence ATGACGCAACCTCAAGCCTCCCACGAAGCATCGCCCGGCGGCGTTTCACCCGGCGGCCTGGAACACTGGACGACCAAGGGCGACGTGCGGCTGTTTCTTTGGGAAAAGCCCGCCGTCGCCCGCTCCGGGAAGCGGGGCACGATCCTGTTCGTCCACGGCTCGTCCATGGCATCGACCCCGACCTTCGACCTCCAGGTTCCCGGTCGCGACGACGCTTCCGTGATGGATTATTTCGCCCGGCGCGGGTTCGACACCTGGTGCGTCGACATGGAAGGCTATGGCCGGTCGGACAAGAACCGGGCCGTCACGTCGAACATCTCGGACGGCGCCGACGACCTGGCCGCCGCGTCGGCCTATATCCAGGATCAGCGCGGCTGCGGCCCCCTGCTGGTCTACGGGATCTCGTCGGGCGCCCTGCGCGCCGCCCTGTTCGCCGAACGCCATCCCGACCGGGTCGCGCGCCTGGCGCTCGACGCGATGGTCTGGACCGGGGAGGGCAGCCCGACCCTGGCCGAGCGCCGCAAGAAGCTGCCCCAGTTCAAGTCGGGGAAACGGCGGGCGATCGACCGCGCCTTCGTGCATTCGATCTTCACCCGCGATCATCCCGGCACTGCCGACGAGGCGGTGGTGGACGCCTTCGCCGACGCGATCCTGGCGCTCGACGACTCCATGCCGGTCGGGACCTACATCGATATGTGCGAGAACCTGCCGCTGGTCGACCCGGCCCGCATAACGATGCCGACCCTGGTGATGCGCGGCGAATACGACGGGATCGCCAGCGTCGACGACCTGCTTAAGTTCTTCGCGCTGCTGCCCAATCCCGACAAGCAGTTCGCGGTGATGCCGGGCATCGCCCACGCCAGCTTCCAGCAGAAGAACCACGCGATCGTCTATCACATCCTCGGCTCCTTCTTCGAGCAGCCGGCCCCCGTCTACCGCGGGTGA
- a CDS encoding sulfite exporter TauE/SafE family protein yields the protein MSAGTILVIAAVVLATSFLSGIFGMAGGMIYMGALLLLLPVPAAMVLHGVTQTASNGWRAFLWRGYVAWPILLRYLIGSALAFAAFSLVRFVPDPALVLVTLGLTPFLAWTVPDRLAPRADRAGGAELCGFIGTAFQLLSGVSGPLLDVFFVRCPLDRRAVVATKAACQVATHLIKLLYFGQIIGGAGDSLGWPVLAVSVALAMAGTSLSRAALERLTDIQFRSWTQRIVLGVGLVYLVQGIAAYAGG from the coding sequence GTGAGCGCCGGCACGATCCTCGTCATCGCCGCGGTCGTGCTCGCGACCTCCTTCCTGTCCGGGATCTTCGGGATGGCCGGCGGCATGATCTACATGGGCGCGCTGCTGCTCCTGCTGCCCGTCCCGGCCGCCATGGTGCTCCATGGCGTGACCCAGACGGCGTCCAACGGCTGGCGCGCCTTCCTGTGGCGCGGCTACGTCGCCTGGCCGATCCTGCTGCGCTACCTGATCGGCTCGGCGCTGGCCTTCGCCGCCTTCTCGCTGGTGCGCTTCGTGCCCGATCCGGCGCTGGTTCTGGTGACGCTCGGGCTGACGCCGTTCCTGGCCTGGACCGTGCCGGACCGGCTGGCTCCGCGCGCCGACCGCGCCGGCGGGGCCGAACTGTGCGGCTTCATCGGGACCGCCTTCCAGCTCCTGTCCGGCGTTTCCGGCCCGCTGCTCGACGTTTTCTTCGTGCGCTGTCCGCTCGACCGCCGGGCGGTCGTGGCGACCAAGGCCGCCTGCCAGGTCGCGACCCACCTGATCAAGCTCCTCTATTTCGGCCAGATCATCGGCGGCGCCGGGGATTCGCTCGGCTGGCCCGTGCTGGCGGTCTCGGTGGCGCTGGCCATGGCGGGAACCAGCCTGAGCCGGGCGGCGCTGGAACGGCTGACCGACATCCAGTTCCGCAGCTGGACCCAGCGCATCGTGCTCGGCGTCGGCCTCGTGTACCTCGTGCAGGGCATCGCCGCCTACGCCGGGGGCTGA
- a CDS encoding gamma-glutamyltransferase, with product MTRNDEPWIACGSMGGDQQDQWQLWFLLNRLLFGVALQQAL from the coding sequence GTGACGCGGAACGACGAGCCCTGGATCGCCTGCGGCAGCATGGGCGGCGACCAGCAGGATCAGTGGCAGCTCTGGTTCCTGCTGAACCGCCTGCTGTTCGGCGTGGCGCTCCAGCAGGCACTTTAG
- a CDS encoding aldo/keto reductase, which yields MERRSLGNAGLGVSAVGLGCSGMTGDYGVPDDVESTATIHRAIDLGVTFFDTSDAYGDGRNEQLIAGAIAGRRDGLVLATKFGNIRGPNGERGGVNGRPEHVAKACEASLRRLGVDVIDLFYQHRVDPDVPIEETVGAMARLVEQGKVRFLGLCEAGPGTIRKAHATHAISALQMEYSLWSRDVEDRILPLLRELGIGLVPYSPLGRGFLTGVFRRRDDLIPTDRRHAHPRFQEGNFEANLALLGALDRIARERRLAPAQVALAWVLSRGPDIVPIPGTKRRPWLEQNVAASAVRLDDVDLAALEEAFPPGAASGPRYPEAQLRRLGI from the coding sequence ATGGAGCGTCGCAGCCTGGGAAACGCCGGCCTTGGCGTTTCCGCCGTGGGACTGGGGTGTTCGGGCATGACCGGCGACTACGGGGTGCCCGACGATGTCGAGTCCACAGCCACGATCCACCGCGCGATCGATCTCGGGGTCACCTTTTTCGATACGTCCGACGCCTACGGCGACGGTCGCAACGAGCAACTGATCGCCGGCGCTATCGCCGGACGGCGCGACGGGCTGGTCCTGGCGACCAAGTTCGGCAATATCCGGGGACCCAACGGCGAACGGGGAGGGGTGAACGGCCGTCCCGAGCATGTCGCCAAAGCCTGCGAGGCGAGCCTCCGCCGCTTGGGCGTCGACGTCATCGACCTGTTCTACCAGCACCGCGTCGATCCCGACGTGCCGATCGAGGAGACCGTCGGCGCCATGGCCCGGCTGGTCGAGCAGGGCAAGGTCCGTTTCCTCGGCCTGTGCGAGGCAGGGCCGGGAACGATCCGCAAGGCCCACGCGACACACGCCATCTCCGCGCTGCAGATGGAATATTCCCTGTGGAGCCGGGACGTCGAGGACCGCATCCTGCCGCTGCTGCGGGAACTCGGGATCGGCCTGGTGCCCTACAGCCCCCTCGGCCGCGGATTCCTGACCGGGGTCTTCCGCCGGCGCGACGACCTGATCCCGACCGACCGGCGACACGCCCATCCCCGCTTCCAGGAAGGCAATTTCGAAGCCAACCTCGCCCTGCTCGGCGCCCTGGACCGCATCGCCCGGGAGCGGCGGCTGGCGCCCGCGCAGGTGGCCCTGGCGTGGGTGCTGTCGCGCGGTCCGGACATCGTACCGATCCCGGGGACCAAGCGTCGCCCCTGGCTGGAGCAGAACGTGGCGGCATCGGCGGTTCGTCTGGACGACGTCGACCTCGCCGCGCTGGAGGAGGCCTTTCCGCCCGGCGCCGCCTCCGGCCCGCGTTACCCGGAAGCGCAGCTGCGCCGGCTCGGCATCTGA
- a CDS encoding IS5 family transposase, giving the protein MTDKPYPTDLTDQQWELIRPLLEHNRGRRGQRHYSLRRIVDGCFYVLRGGIPWRMMPHDLPPWEDVYYHLRTWRRKGTWERVNQILRERHRVAKGRKPQPTAAVIDSQSVKTTEAGGPRGYDGGKKVTGRKRQVLVDTEGTLLKAKIHPADIHDKPGGMLLLTCLHILFPSIVLVWADSSYQGLKSWIQENLGWTLTIAKHWWTGVRGFWCAPGQEPPTIPTGFHVLPRQWVVERSLAWFCRNRRLAKDYERLPETGEKFLTLSYAVVDGMRELDSPLTTAKLRP; this is encoded by the coding sequence ATGACGGACAAACCTTACCCGACGGATCTGACGGATCAGCAATGGGAATTGATCAGACCGTTGCTCGAGCACAACCGTGGACGGCGTGGCCAGCGGCATTACAGTCTGCGGCGGATCGTCGATGGCTGCTTCTATGTTCTGCGGGGCGGTATCCCCTGGCGCATGATGCCTCACGATCTGCCGCCGTGGGAGGATGTCTACTATCATCTGCGCACCTGGCGCCGGAAGGGGACCTGGGAGCGGGTCAACCAGATCCTGCGCGAGCGTCATCGGGTCGCCAAGGGGCGCAAGCCCCAGCCCACCGCGGCGGTGATCGACAGCCAGTCGGTCAAGACCACCGAGGCCGGCGGTCCGCGCGGCTATGACGGCGGCAAGAAGGTGACCGGCCGGAAGCGCCAAGTGCTGGTCGATACCGAGGGCACCTTGCTGAAAGCCAAGATCCACCCGGCCGACATCCACGACAAGCCAGGCGGCATGCTCCTGCTCACCTGCCTGCACATCCTGTTCCCCAGCATCGTGCTGGTCTGGGCCGACAGCAGCTATCAAGGCCTGAAAAGCTGGATCCAGGAAAACCTTGGATGGACCCTGACGATCGCCAAGCATTGGTGGACCGGCGTCCGGGGGTTCTGGTGTGCCCCCGGTCAGGAGCCTCCGACCATTCCTACCGGCTTCCATGTCTTACCGCGCCAGTGGGTGGTTGAAAGGTCGCTGGCCTGGTTCTGCCGCAACCGCCGTCTGGCCAAAGACTATGAACGACTACCGGAAACCGGCGAGAAATTCCTGACACTCTCATACGCGGTGGTGGACGGCATGCGAGAACTTGACTCGCCCCTGACGACGGCGAAGTTAAGGCCCTAG
- a CDS encoding aminotransferase class V-fold PLP-dependent enzyme, whose translation MALERREFLTRAGALAAVGALGAFDCGRAYADISASQPAAADTLPDWEAVRAQFRLSPDRIHMSTMLLSSHPKAVREAIETHRDGLDANPVEYLEQNNSRLIRDARDAAGRYLGISGSNIALTDSTTMGVGLVYNGLRLNPDHEILTTEQDYYVTHEALRQASRRTGATVKKIQLYEEIGNVTEDELVQRVAEAISPSTRVLAVTWVHSSTGLKLPIRLIAEALEEVNRDRDEASRVLFCVDGVHAFGCEDVGFDDLGCDFLMAGCHKWLFGPRGTGMIAGTLRGWASVTPSIPSFIDGGSWDAWMYGKDLESPTTADRMTPGGFKAFEHQWALPEAFGFHEHIGRPAVAERTRELAGMLKEGLAEISRVVLRTPRSGSLSAGIVSFDIDGLEAPAVVRMLRDRGIVASVAPYLTAHVRLTPSIRNTSEEIDVALREIRGIVS comes from the coding sequence ATGGCCTTGGAAAGACGGGAGTTCCTGACCCGGGCTGGCGCGCTTGCCGCAGTCGGTGCATTGGGAGCATTCGATTGCGGCAGAGCATACGCTGACATTTCGGCATCACAGCCAGCCGCTGCCGATACCCTTCCGGACTGGGAGGCGGTGCGCGCGCAGTTCCGGCTGTCACCGGATCGCATCCATATGAGCACGATGCTGCTGTCCTCGCACCCGAAGGCTGTCCGTGAAGCGATTGAAACCCACCGCGACGGACTGGATGCGAACCCGGTGGAGTATCTGGAGCAGAACAACAGCCGCCTGATCCGGGATGCTCGCGATGCGGCAGGTCGTTACCTGGGAATATCCGGGTCCAACATCGCGCTGACGGACAGCACGACCATGGGCGTGGGCTTGGTCTACAACGGGCTGCGTTTAAACCCGGATCACGAAATCCTGACAACGGAGCAGGATTACTACGTCACCCACGAGGCATTACGGCAGGCATCGAGACGCACCGGTGCCACCGTCAAAAAAATCCAGCTCTACGAGGAGATCGGCAACGTCACCGAGGACGAACTCGTCCAGCGCGTGGCGGAGGCGATCTCGCCGTCAACCCGCGTGCTCGCGGTTACCTGGGTCCATTCCAGCACCGGACTGAAACTTCCGATTAGGCTTATCGCGGAAGCCTTGGAAGAGGTGAACCGGGACAGGGACGAGGCATCCCGCGTACTCTTCTGCGTGGACGGCGTCCACGCGTTCGGCTGTGAAGACGTCGGTTTCGATGATCTCGGGTGTGATTTCCTCATGGCGGGGTGCCACAAGTGGCTCTTCGGGCCGAGGGGGACGGGGATGATCGCGGGAACTTTGCGTGGCTGGGCATCGGTCACGCCCAGCATTCCCAGTTTTATCGACGGCGGGTCCTGGGATGCATGGATGTACGGCAAAGACTTGGAAAGCCCGACTACAGCCGATCGTATGACCCCCGGCGGGTTCAAGGCGTTCGAGCATCAATGGGCTCTGCCCGAGGCCTTTGGATTCCATGAACACATCGGGCGGCCAGCCGTAGCCGAACGGACCCGCGAGCTTGCGGGCATGTTGAAGGAGGGCTTGGCGGAAATATCTCGTGTCGTTCTACGGACGCCGCGGTCCGGGAGCCTGTCCGCCGGCATCGTCTCGTTCGATATCGATGGTCTGGAGGCGCCGGCTGTGGTGCGTATGTTGCGCGACCGCGGCATTGTTGCGTCGGTGGCGCCCTACCTTACGGCACATGTCCGGCTGACACCCAGCATCCGCAACACCTCGGAGGAAATTGACGTGGCGCTGAGGGAAATCCGCGGGATCGTCAGCTAG